The following coding sequences lie in one Leptospira ryugenii genomic window:
- a CDS encoding SDR family oxidoreductase, which produces MTDSASQSLIADMGSFVWKDKVVWVTGASSGIGEALVKELAKLGARVVLSARNEKELKRVQLECSLDEGHSLLLPLDISDYKNLQKKVQTVQKKWSQIDVLINNAGVSQRDLAENTSIEVTEKIMDINFFGVVALSKAVYPLMKKNKSGILVVIASLAGKIGTPLRSSYCASKHAVLGFFDGWRGEAFHDGIQITTVCPGFVKTKISLNALVGDGKNQGKMDEGIENGLEADYTARVILAGIARGKDELIISGFKERFAYFLKRFFPRVLNRILRQAKVT; this is translated from the coding sequence TTGACGGATTCTGCTTCCCAATCCCTCATTGCGGATATGGGAAGTTTTGTTTGGAAGGATAAAGTGGTTTGGGTTACAGGTGCCTCTTCAGGGATTGGCGAGGCTTTGGTAAAGGAGTTAGCGAAACTTGGGGCACGTGTTGTTCTGTCTGCGCGTAACGAGAAAGAGCTAAAGAGAGTACAGTTAGAGTGCTCGTTAGATGAGGGACATTCCCTGTTACTTCCCTTGGATATCAGTGATTATAAAAACCTACAGAAGAAAGTACAAACTGTCCAAAAAAAATGGTCCCAGATTGATGTACTGATAAATAACGCTGGGGTTAGCCAAAGAGATCTCGCAGAGAATACGAGCATAGAAGTCACAGAAAAAATTATGGATATAAATTTCTTTGGCGTTGTTGCTCTTTCCAAAGCGGTCTATCCACTTATGAAGAAGAATAAAAGTGGAATACTCGTTGTGATCGCAAGTCTCGCAGGAAAGATAGGAACTCCACTTCGTTCTTCCTATTGTGCAAGTAAACATGCCGTTTTAGGTTTTTTTGATGGATGGCGAGGTGAAGCCTTTCATGATGGTATTCAAATAACAACAGTTTGTCCAGGTTTTGTCAAAACCAAAATTTCTCTGAATGCACTTGTCGGAGATGGAAAGAATCAAGGAAAAATGGATGAAGGCATTGAAAATGGCTTAGAGGCTGACTATACTGCTCGAGTTATTTTGGCTGGAATTGCGAGAGGTAAAGATGAACTGATTATCAGCGGATTTAAGGAACGATTCGCTTACTTCCTAAAACGATTTTTCCCACGAGTTTTGAATCGTATCCTCCGCCAAGCAAAAGTTACCTAA
- a CDS encoding TonB-dependent receptor plug domain-containing protein, whose protein sequence is MFPYTYKVLLRSICLSIVLLLEISSLQAEGKYLVTFLVYRESTGIAIPNINLIVKSAKSTATTDKQGSATLSFPNIGFYEIRVVSQSKVLNFSREIRYNGQQIILYLPATEIAGINVSGERDQTKLSRYNFQQEEIKRLPGVAGDSLKAIQTVPGVSIGAPVGILPSVFTNVGNLVSGVPYSNSDRGDISLRGGGTRQNQYFFDGFPLPYPFHLGNQSSVLNNNLIRSFDIYSGAFPSRYGFATGGIIAIEGTDKVEETKTIWNLNFFLTDVYHQTKLIPSLSMVSSGRKNYPNFVLLRAYPEGIPEDAKFAEYHDFQWKLIWDISEEHKLSIQTFGSRDRQAYTKTQASLERGGEDPRPPTGLDRQFRTDAIRHIWKSKVFRHTLSYSRTTFTEFFELRFSNPLTAETIFGLQNRTSDFLNYGEQRLEWYIFEEYLKLDAGVQVRTRETNLKGENITSSNRTFFELFNNLLDSNAQFRSVIDGDRIRYQEGAAYAELQGKWKGFTIRPGMRYDTYSGSREKNLSPRLNGGYEFESTKTSFLAGHGIHYNSPVLIEQLSSKSGNPNLLMERSEHNSVGIQQELNAIWIFKVEAFRNIFQNIIVPDAFVADPYSPYNDPRLIVNDPTRAIRDPIQSRNLNYSNSGYGYSEGIEIFIKKSKDPRQESGAFGWISYTNSITKRINNQARRSSDENTDASILNRSRELLAQTKLGTNYLNYYSDNQFELIYNNDREELYDLDRRHILNVVFGYKFNSVWQVGGRYRYFSGTPYTPIVSANRANQAATFGVNLYFPEYSKNYNSDRLLPFHQFDIRIDHIDQFSWGYINFYLELVNFYGRLNQSGFNFDNLSPYQRGTNPAPIYDTVNSPYVQSQRPNGSIIYLPLINLGMEVRF, encoded by the coding sequence ATGTTCCCTTATACTTATAAAGTCCTACTAAGGTCAATTTGTTTAAGTATTGTGCTTCTTTTGGAGATCTCATCCCTGCAGGCAGAGGGTAAGTATCTCGTTACATTCTTGGTCTACAGAGAATCAACTGGCATCGCGATTCCAAATATCAATCTGATAGTAAAGTCTGCAAAAAGTACTGCTACGACTGATAAACAAGGATCTGCTACGTTAAGCTTTCCTAATATAGGTTTTTATGAAATAAGGGTTGTTTCACAATCGAAAGTTTTGAATTTCTCTAGAGAAATCCGTTATAATGGCCAACAGATAATTTTATACTTACCTGCAACAGAAATCGCGGGTATCAATGTGAGTGGTGAAAGAGACCAAACAAAACTATCTCGCTATAATTTCCAACAAGAAGAGATCAAACGATTGCCTGGCGTAGCTGGGGACTCCTTGAAGGCTATACAAACGGTACCAGGAGTATCCATAGGTGCCCCTGTTGGAATTTTGCCTTCTGTTTTCACTAACGTTGGCAACTTAGTTTCTGGCGTACCGTATTCCAATAGTGACCGAGGTGATATTTCCTTACGCGGGGGTGGCACGCGGCAGAACCAATACTTTTTTGACGGATTTCCGCTTCCGTATCCATTCCATTTAGGCAATCAATCTTCAGTATTAAATAATAATCTAATACGTTCCTTTGACATTTATAGTGGTGCATTCCCATCCCGCTATGGATTTGCAACTGGTGGTATCATTGCGATAGAAGGAACAGATAAAGTAGAAGAAACAAAGACAATCTGGAATTTGAACTTCTTTTTGACAGATGTATACCACCAAACAAAATTGATCCCTTCTCTATCCATGGTTAGTTCTGGTAGAAAGAACTATCCAAATTTCGTTCTTTTGCGTGCCTATCCCGAAGGGATTCCGGAAGATGCTAAATTTGCAGAATACCATGATTTTCAATGGAAACTTATTTGGGATATATCTGAAGAGCATAAACTGAGCATACAAACTTTTGGGTCTAGAGACCGACAGGCCTATACCAAGACTCAGGCAAGTTTGGAAAGAGGAGGTGAAGACCCAAGGCCTCCTACTGGATTAGATAGACAATTTCGCACGGATGCCATTCGGCATATATGGAAATCAAAGGTATTTAGGCATACACTCTCTTATTCTAGGACTACATTTACAGAATTTTTTGAATTAAGATTTTCAAATCCTCTCACTGCGGAAACAATCTTCGGTTTACAGAATCGAACTTCTGATTTTTTGAACTACGGTGAACAAAGGTTAGAGTGGTATATTTTTGAAGAGTATCTGAAGTTAGATGCCGGAGTGCAGGTGAGAACTCGTGAGACCAATTTAAAAGGTGAGAACATCACCTCTTCAAACCGAACTTTTTTTGAATTGTTTAACAATCTATTGGATTCAAATGCTCAATTCCGATCTGTTATTGATGGAGATCGGATACGATACCAAGAAGGAGCCGCCTACGCAGAGTTACAAGGGAAATGGAAAGGATTTACCATAAGGCCTGGTATGCGCTATGATACTTACTCTGGTTCCCGAGAGAAAAATCTCTCTCCTCGCCTGAATGGCGGCTATGAATTCGAAAGTACAAAAACAAGCTTCCTTGCCGGTCATGGCATTCACTATAATAGTCCGGTTTTGATAGAACAATTGTCTTCGAAGTCTGGAAATCCAAACTTGCTTATGGAAAGGTCTGAGCACAATTCGGTTGGTATCCAACAAGAGTTGAACGCTATTTGGATTTTTAAAGTGGAAGCCTTTCGGAATATCTTTCAAAATATCATTGTTCCAGATGCATTTGTTGCGGATCCATATTCACCTTATAATGATCCGCGGCTTATTGTGAATGACCCGACAAGAGCCATCCGCGATCCAATCCAATCCAGAAATCTGAATTATTCAAATTCAGGATACGGTTACTCAGAAGGGATAGAGATCTTTATCAAAAAGTCCAAAGACCCAAGACAAGAATCGGGAGCATTTGGTTGGATCTCCTATACAAATTCCATAACCAAAAGAATCAATAACCAAGCAAGACGTAGTTCAGATGAAAATACGGATGCATCAATCCTCAATAGATCAAGAGAACTATTAGCACAGACAAAACTCGGAACAAATTATCTAAACTACTACAGTGATAATCAATTTGAATTGATTTATAACAATGATAGAGAAGAGCTTTATGACTTAGATAGACGACATATTCTAAATGTAGTATTTGGATATAAATTCAATTCCGTTTGGCAGGTGGGCGGGAGGTATCGATACTTTTCAGGTACTCCCTATACTCCTATCGTTTCAGCAAACCGTGCTAACCAAGCGGCAACCTTTGGGGTGAACTTATATTTTCCTGAGTACTCAAAAAATTATAATAGCGATCGATTGTTGCCCTTTCATCAATTTGATATCCGAATTGATCATATTGATCAATTTTCTTGGGGCTATATCAATTTTTATCTGGAATTGGTAAATTTTTACGGTCGCCTCAACCAATCAGGATTTAATTTTGATAATCTATCTCCTTACCAAAGAGGCACAAATCCCGCACCCATCTATGACACGGTTAACTCTCCTTATGTGCAGTCACAGAGACCAAATGGATCTATTATTTATCTTCCATTGATCAATTTAGGTATGGAGGTTCGATTTTGA
- a CDS encoding nucleotide pyrophosphohydrolase, whose amino-acid sequence MQSNVDTWINTIGVRYFSEMTNLAILMEEVGELSRLMARTYGDQSFKKNEMGKDIPSEIGDILFVLTCLANQMGISLKDCMQKTLDKNTKRDSQRHRENPKLNH is encoded by the coding sequence ATGCAATCTAATGTAGATACTTGGATCAACACAATTGGAGTTCGCTATTTCTCCGAAATGACCAACCTTGCCATCTTAATGGAGGAAGTGGGAGAACTATCTCGTCTCATGGCAAGAACCTACGGCGACCAGTCATTTAAAAAAAATGAAATGGGCAAAGACATTCCAAGCGAAATCGGAGACATCCTATTTGTTCTGACTTGCCTTGCAAACCAAATGGGGATATCACTGAAAGATTGTATGCAAAAAACATTGGATAAAAATACAAAAAGAGATTCCCAAAGGCATAGAGAAAATCCCAAATTAAATCATTGA
- a CDS encoding MBOAT family O-acyltransferase → MLFNSLEFLIFFPFTLIVGNLLKDRWQKLFFLIASYYFYMAWQPSSIQCDARQTEGFASIVDTLFCDFKINIYILILLFSTVVDYIAAINLQKLADESAKRKIFLVISLLVNIGTLGFFKYTNFLIGLVNDLNYFSEYKFASQNIILPVGISFYTFQSMSYTIDVYFRKIEARKSFLDFSLYVAFFPQLVAGPIVRAETFFRDLDNRLLVLKENIESAFALILIGFTRKIVFADNLGRVVDSVFANYQNLNSLEIWTGTLAFGWQIYFDFAGYTDIAIGVARLFGFQFNPNFNFPMSCRNIADHWSKWHISFSTWIRDYIYIPLGGSRVSQIKYIRNIMITWLFAGLWHGAAYHYVSWGIWQGVMLLIHKYYSDTDLSKSLNATGGFVYDLSARIFTMFCLSFGFIMFRAEDMDKAIYMMKSLVFMNESMAPMYRWSNYRFGILLAICFAASYIFSKRQIPTLFEGKKNWKFAAFIIVNIYLILFFGVTESQNFLYFQF, encoded by the coding sequence ATGTTATTTAACTCTTTAGAATTTTTAATCTTTTTTCCCTTCACATTAATCGTAGGGAATTTGTTGAAGGATCGCTGGCAAAAGCTCTTTTTTTTAATCGCGAGTTATTACTTTTATATGGCTTGGCAACCAAGCTCTATACAATGCGATGCTAGGCAAACAGAAGGTTTCGCATCCATCGTTGACACCCTGTTTTGTGATTTTAAGATAAACATCTATATACTCATCTTATTGTTTTCGACTGTTGTCGATTATATAGCTGCCATCAACCTCCAAAAATTAGCGGATGAAAGTGCAAAACGCAAGATCTTTTTGGTCATCTCACTTTTAGTCAATATTGGAACCTTAGGATTTTTTAAATATACCAACTTTCTTATTGGTCTCGTCAATGACCTAAATTATTTCTCTGAGTATAAGTTTGCGAGCCAAAACATTATCTTACCTGTGGGAATTTCATTCTACACATTCCAATCTATGAGTTATACTATAGATGTATACTTCCGAAAGATAGAGGCAAGAAAATCATTTTTAGACTTTTCTCTGTATGTCGCATTCTTTCCTCAACTGGTTGCCGGACCGATTGTTCGCGCGGAAACATTCTTTCGAGACCTCGATAACCGCCTTTTAGTTTTGAAGGAAAATATTGAATCTGCCTTTGCTTTAATCCTCATCGGATTTACAAGGAAGATAGTATTTGCAGACAATTTAGGGAGAGTGGTTGATTCGGTTTTTGCGAACTACCAAAATTTAAACAGCCTTGAAATCTGGACCGGTACTTTGGCTTTCGGTTGGCAGATTTACTTTGACTTTGCAGGTTATACCGACATTGCTATTGGGGTTGCTCGGTTATTTGGTTTCCAATTCAATCCTAACTTTAATTTTCCCATGTCCTGCCGGAATATTGCGGACCATTGGTCCAAATGGCACATTTCCTTTTCTACATGGATCCGTGATTATATTTATATCCCTTTGGGTGGTTCTAGAGTATCCCAAATCAAATATATCCGAAACATCATGATTACTTGGCTCTTTGCAGGACTTTGGCATGGAGCCGCTTATCACTATGTTAGTTGGGGTATTTGGCAAGGTGTCATGCTTTTGATCCATAAATACTATAGCGATACCGATCTTTCCAAATCCCTTAACGCGACCGGTGGATTTGTCTACGATCTTTCTGCCCGTATATTTACAATGTTTTGCCTTTCTTTCGGATTTATAATGTTTAGAGCCGAGGACATGGACAAAGCAATCTACATGATGAAAAGTCTTGTTTTTATGAATGAGTCTATGGCTCCTATGTATCGTTGGTCGAATTATAGATTTGGAATCCTACTTGCTATCTGCTTTGCAGCGAGTTATATTTTCTCTAAGAGACAGATACCTACTCTTTTTGAAGGAAAGAAAAATTGGAAGTTTGCCGCCTTCATCATTGTTAATATTTACCTCATTTTATTCTTTGGAGTCACAGAAAGTCAGAACTTCCTCTACTTTCAGTTTTAA
- a CDS encoding LIMLP_18675 family protein: MKWFKQIISRFRERQIRKRNSYFGTSLYEPLVTNNLPQWTLFLFCTILLYLLFQNIHYLSDFLYWFVSILEITKVLKIPFLNSLKYYQYLALFVYFYLAFSLVWDLSQKLMEWDRKLFLVKEEIWVIERRLFGVKLHKFNRMQDSLELEWLHSGIRNWLGFNQLVWKRENQIIAKSPFFFPYRNNQRIINQLLQR; the protein is encoded by the coding sequence ATGAAATGGTTTAAACAAATCATCTCTCGATTTCGCGAAAGGCAAATTAGAAAACGCAACTCATACTTTGGGACTTCTTTGTATGAACCACTGGTAACAAACAATCTCCCCCAATGGACACTCTTTTTATTTTGCACGATCCTTTTGTATCTTCTGTTTCAAAATATCCATTATTTAAGTGATTTTTTATACTGGTTCGTATCGATTTTAGAGATTACAAAAGTACTAAAAATTCCATTCTTAAATAGTTTAAAGTATTACCAATACCTAGCTCTTTTCGTTTATTTTTATCTTGCCTTTTCATTGGTCTGGGATCTAAGCCAAAAATTAATGGAATGGGATAGAAAATTATTTCTGGTGAAGGAAGAAATTTGGGTCATTGAACGAAGGTTATTCGGAGTTAAACTTCATAAATTCAATCGTATGCAAGATTCACTGGAACTCGAATGGCTACATTCTGGGATCAGAAATTGGTTGGGTTTCAACCAATTGGTTTGGAAACGAGAAAATCAGATCATTGCCAAATCACCATTCTTTTTCCCCTATCGAAATAACCAAAGGATCATCAACCAACTCTTGCAAAGATAA
- a CDS encoding glycosyltransferase family 4 protein: protein MKLGIDVRPFSYGYTGNSRYLEEVLKRIIPKHKETTFYLYSNKAIHPVFVYFQEFENVKLRIANKTVPGPIYLNFLLPFILKRDGIERFWGTLQMLPWKKLSIPCFVNYHDLNFISAPQTMNPWNYWQHRILSPNTMRNADRIFCLSQNTQNEIVQHFPENRSKCTVIYPGVTKPKVSNQFVLPKDYFLTIGTLEPRKNIKRLVEAFQQFRGLFPNSHFKLLVLGRKGWGTEGEDLYQYLHSDQAKQDSIHFFESPEEEFLREAIQKCKVFFFPSLHEGFGLPLLEAMIENKKCVASNIPVFREILETGNDLYVDANDTNAWRDAFVTVSKYKSFTRNPKFNPKIWSWDATAKLLEKEIFQNEMV from the coding sequence ATGAAACTAGGCATTGATGTAAGACCTTTTTCTTATGGTTACACGGGGAACTCTCGTTACTTAGAGGAAGTTCTCAAACGGATCATTCCAAAACACAAAGAAACTACTTTCTATCTTTATTCCAACAAAGCAATTCACCCGGTGTTTGTTTACTTTCAGGAATTTGAAAATGTAAAATTACGGATCGCAAATAAAACTGTCCCAGGTCCGATTTACCTAAACTTTCTACTACCTTTTATCTTAAAACGAGACGGTATCGAGAGGTTTTGGGGAACCTTGCAAATGTTACCTTGGAAAAAATTATCTATACCATGTTTTGTCAATTACCATGATCTCAATTTTATATCCGCACCCCAGACTATGAATCCTTGGAACTACTGGCAGCATAGAATCCTTTCTCCCAATACTATGCGGAATGCTGATAGGATTTTCTGCCTCTCCCAAAATACTCAAAATGAAATCGTCCAACACTTTCCAGAAAACCGTTCTAAATGTACTGTCATCTATCCAGGAGTTACAAAGCCAAAGGTAAGCAATCAATTTGTATTGCCTAAAGATTACTTTTTGACAATTGGGACTCTCGAGCCTAGAAAAAACATCAAACGATTGGTGGAGGCCTTCCAACAATTTAGAGGATTATTTCCCAATAGTCACTTTAAACTCTTGGTACTCGGAAGAAAAGGTTGGGGAACAGAAGGTGAGGATCTTTACCAATATTTACATTCCGATCAGGCAAAACAAGATTCGATTCATTTTTTTGAATCACCGGAGGAAGAATTCCTGAGAGAAGCAATCCAAAAGTGTAAGGTTTTCTTTTTTCCCTCACTACATGAAGGCTTTGGTTTACCCCTTCTCGAAGCCATGATTGAGAATAAAAAATGTGTAGCCTCTAACATCCCAGTCTTTCGGGAAATATTGGAAACAGGAAATGATCTTTATGTGGATGCAAATGATACAAATGCTTGGAGAGACGCATTTGTAACTGTAAGTAAATACAAATCCTTTACCAGAAATCCCAAGTTCAATCCAAAGATTTGGTCTTGGGATGCCACGGCAAAGTTATTAGAAAAGGAGATATTCCAAAATGAAATGGTTTAA
- a CDS encoding glycosyltransferase family 87 protein: MWKSLQKSEVGGRILLILLLGFFLINGWNRRNQKSDFLDYYHASERWKAGENLYKFDVAYELKDKVKSWEELFLPENAKLLSDLQTQTATYIYPPLFAYLLLPLTYFPAPVASGIHQVIGFLCLLGILYLFWKGEFFGRNFKNREWILSLVLLLNFRFLESHVQNNQVGLLLVLLVLLALIAKNDGFAGILLALATSIKVTPLVFLAIFVYQKRWKAILWFVFGIFVWNALPASTHLAYTQDMTWQWWKEVLGNALTNPLLRSWKNNQSLPSTLAKYFISGADFVNQPLYRMPFLDLEMKTVQKIQAFILLLSGIPILFLMRQKNREWELTSLLFLASAIFSGISWVHSFVVCLFPIYFLLTEQALWGKETKGKKILLGICLIPLLSHRSVVGSTLESVLLMVSILLYYSFALYTYIIWKNIRADETRH; encoded by the coding sequence ATGTGGAAATCCCTGCAAAAATCTGAAGTGGGTGGGAGAATCCTCCTGATCCTCCTTCTCGGTTTTTTTCTGATCAATGGCTGGAACCGAAGGAACCAAAAATCTGACTTTCTAGACTACTACCATGCAAGCGAGCGTTGGAAGGCGGGGGAAAACCTCTATAAATTTGATGTAGCTTACGAATTGAAAGACAAGGTGAAATCTTGGGAGGAATTGTTTTTGCCAGAGAATGCAAAACTACTTTCCGATTTGCAAACCCAAACGGCGACCTATATTTACCCACCACTCTTTGCTTACCTTCTCTTACCTCTAACCTACTTTCCCGCTCCGGTCGCCTCGGGCATCCACCAGGTCATTGGCTTCTTATGTCTACTCGGTATCCTTTATTTGTTCTGGAAGGGAGAATTCTTCGGTCGGAATTTCAAAAATCGAGAATGGATACTATCACTCGTACTACTTTTGAACTTTCGATTTTTAGAAAGCCATGTCCAAAACAACCAAGTTGGGCTCTTGCTCGTTCTTTTGGTTTTACTAGCTTTGATAGCGAAAAACGATGGTTTTGCGGGGATTCTTTTGGCATTGGCTACTAGCATCAAGGTAACTCCCCTAGTCTTTTTAGCAATCTTTGTCTACCAAAAACGATGGAAAGCAATTCTCTGGTTTGTATTCGGTATCTTCGTATGGAATGCACTCCCAGCTAGCACCCATTTGGCCTATACCCAAGACATGACATGGCAATGGTGGAAAGAAGTTCTTGGGAATGCTCTCACTAATCCTCTCCTACGCTCTTGGAAAAATAACCAAAGCCTACCGTCTACTTTGGCAAAATACTTCATTTCAGGCGCTGACTTTGTGAACCAGCCACTCTACCGGATGCCTTTCTTAGATTTGGAAATGAAAACTGTGCAAAAAATCCAAGCTTTCATCCTCCTTCTTTCTGGGATTCCCATCCTCTTTTTGATGCGGCAAAAAAACCGAGAATGGGAACTCACCTCTCTTCTGTTCTTAGCTTCAGCAATTTTTAGTGGGATTAGCTGGGTACATAGTTTTGTAGTATGTCTTTTCCCAATCTACTTTCTACTCACAGAACAGGCCTTATGGGGGAAAGAAACAAAAGGAAAGAAAATTTTACTAGGAATCTGTCTCATACCTCTTCTTAGCCACCGAAGTGTAGTCGGAAGTACATTAGAGTCTGTCCTTTTAATGGTATCCATTCTGCTCTATTATAGTTTTGCTTTGTATACCTATATCATTTGGAAAAATATACGTGCAGATGAAACTAGGCATTGA